The sequence CCATCAACTCTATTCCTTCCGATGGCACTCCAACTCCAAAGGTTTGTATATTATACATACCTTTATTGCCATTAATGGTAGTAACTTTATCAATTGTCGAGTACTTCCTATGCATGTCTGGGGCCCTGGGCTGCAAATATCTGATGTTGTTGAAGTAATTTTGCATTCATAATCTAAACTCTACTCAAACTTCAGATGATTTATTACCATCTTCAAGAATCATGTTCAAGCACCAAATGAGGCCATTATCTAACATTCtgttttatattgttttaatattctatattttttttattatataaaaatgcaGTCAACCGTGGAATTGAAAGAGGAGATTGCTACACTTGAGGTTGAAATTATGCATTTGGAACGTTATCTTCTTTCACTCTACCGGACAGCTTTTGATGGGAATCAATCCACCTTATCAAATACTCCTGAACCCTATTCACAGTACAAGACAAGAtcatcacaaaattttttaccaaaTCAATTACATTACAAAATGGAGCCACATGTGGGCAAAGGTGATTTAGTCCATCATGATGAAGTCCTCCCTGCACATGGTTGGCCCAGTTCAGATAATCAGAGTTTTGCTGCAAGCCTAAAATCAACATCTAGTAGGGTAAACACCCCTCCTTGTCCAACCTAGAATTGGTTAATAGAATTATAAAaccccccttttctttttcatacaAGCTTACAATTCTTTATAAATTTGTGATGTATGCTCTGGGATATTCCATCTTTGATACATTTTGAGATGCACATCTGTTATATAAATgtctatttttataaatttttctgtGGTGAGAATTTGCAGGGCCGAAAAAATGGTGATTCTGGTCATCGCAGCCTAGCAGATCACCTTGCTGTGTCTTGCAGTGATAACACCCTTAATACTCCAGATAGACTTTCTGAAGACATTGTGAGATGCATATCTTCCATATACTGCAAACTTGCAAACCACCCTCAGACACATTCAGGCTTGTCAGCTTCTCCTACTACGTCCTTTAGCTCCTCAAGTATATTTTCTTCTAAGAATCGATGTGATAGTTGGAGTCCACATTGCATTGAGGATGCAGCAGTGTGCCCTCAACTTGAAGGATTAAAAGAAGATAGTGGACCATATGCTGCAATGATAGAAGTTCTGAAGATATCTTTGGACGATGATAGTTTCAATTTTGCTGCTAAAATGCTACAAAATTTCAGGTGGTCCACATATACTTCATAATCAGTTATCATGATTAGGCAATATATTAGATAAATATTATAGCCCCAATCTTTGTTCTGTTTTAGTCTTATCCTTCTAATATCCAGAAAAAGGGACACTGATGGAGATTTCAGCACCCTGTTAAAGGAATTTGTGGTATCCTTTCAAAAGTTCTCTCATTTCTCTTAATGCTGTGTAGGTCATTGGTTCGAATTCTGGAGAAGGTTGATCCTAGAAAGATGAAACGTGAGGAGAAGCTTGCTTTCTGGATCAATATTCATAATGCCTTGGTCATGCATGTATGACCCTCAATTGAAGTTCTTTAGCTTTTGCTTATAATAAATGCTGCTGCTCAGaaacaaaaatgttttataGACTGAAAATTATGTCATGAGGTGGAAATGCTAAGAACGTTTGCTAACAAGGAATCCCTCTTAAATGATATACATCAGTGTCAACCCAATTgtatgatttttggttttcttgtcCAAAAGGGTTATTAAGGAAAGCTAAAAACAACTGTGGATTTAGCACTAATTCAGAGTAGATGGTATCCTTTATGTTTAAGTAGACTTTAGTGCCTGTTTGTTACAGCTTATTTTCCCCATCTTATTTaggtacaactttttaaagccTTTCTATTTTCTAGGTACAACTTATCAAAAGCTTCACTTAATAAAATGGGCCCCACTTAAAAATAAGCTGCCCAAAATAAGATGCCCCAAATGATCAGCCCTCTAGCAATTGTGCATGCTGATTCTACTACAGTCTAACAGTAATATAGAatgtttttttgataagtgattCTTTGTCTTAGTTgatctaactttttttttttttttttttttttttttttttaactattataAACTCACGTGCAATTGGCTATAGTAGTAATATGCATATGGTAAGTGTTATGAGTTTCTCCTTGCAGGCATATTTGGCATATGGAATTCATAATCGACTAAAAAGTACCTCCATATTTAAGGTAGAAAATTTACCATGAATTGATTGTTAACATGTTCACAATATATTATCAGTAAATGTACTTACTGTTATTTTAATGTCATATATCTGCAGGCATCATACAATGTGGGTGGTCATTGTATTAATGCCCATGACATACAAGTCTCCATTCTAGGAATCCGATCACACTATGCAACACCGGTATGCATTTTACTTTAAAATCCGACAAATATTCTGTATATGAAACATATAGATCCTTTGACTTATGTTCACTATGTATAGCATGAAGGCATATATGACTTCCTTCCCAAACTGTGAAAATTTCCTAGTTTGTCTCCTAACCGTCTCCAAGTGCTTGTGGGGTTGTACAAGTTGGTAAAAACACCTGAAATTATAAGGATGGTTGGGGGCCTTGGCTTGATTGGATGCGTAAGGCATCTAGGGAGAAAAAATGAGTGGGGATCTCGCACTACTCGAAGCCTTCGTAAACTCATTGTCAGGTTCTATCGATGTTAAAGTAATGCTACAACATGGGGTAACAAGTCCCAAGAGGTTAACATGTCCTCCCTTTGTGGTAATTTGGAGTAGCAGGTACCATTTTGGTGGATGGTGAATTTAGTTCTCTAGTTCACATGCACCATGCGAGTTTAAAAGTTATTGGCCCTTGCTATTGACCTAAGCAGACCTGTATTTGCATAATGCCATTTATTGCTTTGAGGATTGGTATCCCTAGAGATTCCAAGTAGCCTGGCCTTCAACCTAAGCAATGGGCAGTACTCAGTGTTCTATGTGGGAATATCATTGTGAATTTTTGCGTTAAGAAAACAATAATGGCTTAAGTGTTCTTAAGGGAACTCAAGTAGAATCTTGAATAGAAACAATgagggatttgggtttcttgtaTCTTTATGTGGGATTTTGGTTGAATGCAGAAGTGTGGATGTAGGTAGTTGTTGATGTGAGGACTAGAATGAGAGGTTTAGATGATGGGGATAATTGGCCAAGGCTAGGGCAGCAAGTGTATTAAGGGTTTGAGATAGTTTCTTGAAGGTAAAAGGCTTAGAATGTATAGTGATGCAACTAGGGTTTTGGGATTGTAAGATGAGAATAGAGGTTGATGGATTAAAGGTGGGCGCTTGAATGTAATAGACGATGGAAATGAAAGTGTGTGACTTCTTCGAGAGAGTCACCTTCTCCAATTGAGATCTCTTCTAGGGAGTCTCTTCCTCCAAGGCAAGACAATTAAGTCTAAGCAACACAAATTGGCAATTTC is a genomic window of Quercus lobata isolate SW786 chromosome 2, ValleyOak3.0 Primary Assembly, whole genome shotgun sequence containing:
- the LOC115974734 gene encoding uncharacterized protein LOC115974734, which encodes MLSVNCRSSSSSYLSPPHLNFTSTPENGQSGSILNMSPRLSSYFNPIVRTERTLPDQASLCWDSRKAVGCSINSIPSDGTPTPKSTVELKEEIATLEVEIMHLERYLLSLYRTAFDGNQSTLSNTPEPYSQYKTRSSQNFLPNQLHYKMEPHVGKGDLVHHDEVLPAHGWPSSDNQSFAASLKSTSSRGRKNGDSGHRSLADHLAVSCSDNTLNTPDRLSEDIVRCISSIYCKLANHPQTHSGLSASPTTSFSSSSIFSSKNRCDSWSPHCIEDAAVCPQLEGLKEDSGPYAAMIEVLKISLDDDSFNFAAKMLQNFRSLVRILEKVDPRKMKREEKLAFWINIHNALVMHAYLAYGIHNRLKSTSIFKASYNVGGHCINAHDIQVSILGIRSHYATPWLATLFYPGRKFKTGSIRHIYALEYPEPLVHFALCSGAYSDPLVRAYTAKNIFQDLRLAKEEFIQTSVHINKETKVYLPKILYYYSKDMSLSMHGLLEVIHENLSEVQQKAIKKCIKGRVDKCIHWLPPSLTFRYVIHAELAKGRTTV